One region of Trinickia violacea genomic DNA includes:
- the ruvC gene encoding crossover junction endodeoxyribonuclease RuvC: MRILGIDPGLRVTGFGIIDQTGHQLTYVTSGVIKTADAALPERLGTIFEGISTLIREHRPDQSAIEKVFVNVNPQSTLLLGQARGAAICGLVAGGVPVAEYTALQLKQAVVGYGRATKEQMQQMVVRLLNLSGVPSTDAADALGMAICHAHGGDTLNTLGGIAPALAKKGLRVRRGRLIG, from the coding sequence ATGAGAATCCTCGGCATCGACCCCGGCTTGCGTGTGACCGGCTTCGGCATCATCGACCAAACCGGCCATCAGCTCACCTATGTGACGAGCGGGGTGATCAAGACCGCCGATGCCGCACTGCCCGAGCGCTTGGGCACGATTTTCGAGGGAATCTCGACGCTGATCCGCGAGCACCGGCCCGATCAGTCGGCCATCGAAAAGGTGTTCGTCAACGTCAATCCGCAGTCCACCTTGCTGCTCGGCCAGGCGCGGGGCGCCGCGATTTGCGGGCTCGTCGCGGGCGGCGTGCCGGTGGCCGAATACACCGCGCTGCAATTGAAGCAGGCGGTGGTGGGCTACGGCCGTGCAACGAAAGAGCAAATGCAGCAGATGGTCGTGCGCTTGCTGAACCTCTCCGGCGTGCCCAGCACCGATGCCGCCGATGCCCTCGGCATGGCGATCTGCCACGCCCACGGCGGCGATACGCTCAACACGCTGGGCGGTATCGCGCCCGCGCTCGCGAAAAAAGGCTTGCGAGTGCGGCGCGGACGGCTCATCGGTTGA
- a CDS encoding oxygenase MpaB family protein: MSDHAGSPHEEHARGGPRLLQRLRSKLAQGVTHLTTGSGPKLDYASPPGDPGLFGPEAICWKVHADFTSMMVGGISALMLQALHPLALAGVWDHSSFRTDILGRLRRTATFISGTTYGSRSDALALIERVKQIHLGVTGTAPDGRPYRANDPALLTWVHVAEVSSFLAAHLRYVNPSLPLAAQDQYYAETARIARMLGAVQVPSSKVEIDAYFSSMQSELEAGPRTHEVVRILMNAPPPSAAMRPAGRLMLNAGVDLLPDWAQRMLGFERFAGARRLLVRPGVHAIAPLMRWALVNGVSKRARRRAAARSS, translated from the coding sequence ATGTCCGATCACGCAGGCAGTCCCCACGAAGAACACGCGAGAGGCGGCCCTCGGCTCCTCCAGCGGCTGCGCTCGAAACTCGCGCAAGGCGTCACGCACCTGACGACCGGCAGCGGCCCGAAACTCGACTACGCTTCCCCGCCAGGAGACCCCGGCCTGTTCGGGCCGGAAGCCATCTGCTGGAAAGTCCATGCCGATTTCACGTCGATGATGGTCGGCGGCATCAGCGCCTTGATGCTCCAGGCGCTGCATCCGCTGGCGCTCGCAGGTGTCTGGGATCACTCGTCGTTTCGCACCGATATCCTCGGGCGCCTGCGCCGCACCGCGACCTTCATCTCCGGCACCACCTACGGCAGCCGCAGCGATGCACTGGCGCTGATCGAGCGCGTGAAGCAGATCCACCTCGGCGTCACCGGCACCGCACCGGACGGCAGGCCGTATCGAGCAAACGATCCAGCGCTGTTGACTTGGGTGCATGTCGCCGAGGTATCGAGTTTTCTTGCCGCCCATCTGCGATATGTGAATCCTTCGCTTCCGCTGGCGGCGCAGGATCAGTACTACGCGGAAACAGCCCGCATCGCGCGGATGCTCGGCGCAGTGCAAGTGCCAAGCTCCAAGGTCGAAATCGACGCGTACTTCAGCTCGATGCAATCCGAACTCGAAGCGGGGCCACGCACGCATGAGGTTGTGAGAATTCTAATGAACGCACCGCCGCCTAGCGCCGCAATGCGCCCTGCCGGCAGGCTCATGCTGAACGCCGGTGTGGACCTTCTGCCGGACTGGGCCCAACGGATGCTCGGCTTCGAGCGATTTGCCGGAGCGCGTCGCCTATTAGTGCGGCCAGGCGTGCACGCGATCGCCCCGCTGATGCGCTGGGCGCTCGTGAACGGTGTTTCGAAGCGCGCGCGGCGGCGCGCCGCGGCTCGCTCGTCCTAG
- a CDS encoding histidine phosphatase family protein: MPTQVLFIRHGETDWNRIKRIQGHIDIPLAQSGLAQAQQLAARLAREAQSGAKLDAIYSSDLQRAQQTAQPAAAALGLPLQLKPGLRERAYGVFQGHDSTEIEARFPDEYAVWQTRDPGFAPEGGESSRAFYHRVVHAVESIVAGHPAGRIACVAHGGVLDCVYRLVNGLPLDAPRNYALLNTSINTVEFDGGRARVLAWADIDHLASGSDDDGFVKDPELFR, translated from the coding sequence ATGCCTACCCAAGTCCTCTTCATCCGACACGGCGAGACCGACTGGAATCGCATCAAGCGCATTCAAGGCCATATCGACATTCCGCTTGCGCAAAGCGGCCTCGCGCAAGCACAGCAACTCGCGGCGCGCCTCGCGCGCGAGGCGCAATCGGGTGCCAAGCTCGATGCGATTTATTCGAGCGACCTGCAGCGCGCGCAGCAAACCGCGCAACCTGCGGCCGCCGCGCTGGGCCTGCCGCTGCAATTGAAGCCCGGCTTGCGCGAGCGCGCATACGGCGTCTTTCAGGGTCACGACAGCACGGAGATCGAGGCACGTTTTCCCGATGAGTACGCCGTCTGGCAGACGCGCGACCCGGGTTTCGCCCCCGAGGGCGGCGAGTCGTCCCGCGCGTTCTATCATCGCGTCGTGCACGCGGTAGAGTCGATCGTCGCCGGGCATCCGGCAGGGCGTATCGCATGCGTTGCGCACGGTGGCGTGCTCGACTGCGTATATCGCTTGGTCAACGGCCTACCGCTCGACGCGCCGCGCAACTACGCGTTACTCAACACGAGCATCAACACCGTCGAATTCGATGGCGGCCGCGCGCGGGTGCTCGCCTGGGCCGACATCGACCACCTCGCCAGCGGCAGCGATGACGACGGGTTCGTCAAAGACCCGGAGTTGTTTCGCTGA
- the tyrS gene encoding tyrosine--tRNA ligase: MSTESTSAKPASPFPITDEVRHALDVTKRGVDELLIEEEFAQKLAKSAATSTPLRIKLGLDPTAPDIHIGHTVVLNKMRQLQDLGHTVIFLIGDFTSLIGDPSGRNATRPPLTREQIESNAKTYFEQAALVLDREKTEIRYNSEWSMPLGADGMIKLASRYTVARILEREDFTKRFQGGVPISIHEFLYPLMQGYDSVALNADLELGGTDQKFNLLVGRELQKQYGQEQQCILTMPLLEGLDGVEKMSKSKNNYVGISEKPTDMFGKLMSISDVLMWRYFELLSFRPLDEITQFQRETEQGRNPRDFKVLLAQEIVARFHSQADAERALEDFNHRAKGGVPDDIPSVTLTGAPLAIGQLLKQAGLVPSTSEALRNIEQGGVKIDGTTVSDKGIKVEAGEYVVQVGKRRFARVTLSA, encoded by the coding sequence ATGAGCACCGAGTCCACCTCCGCCAAGCCTGCCTCGCCATTTCCGATCACCGACGAGGTCCGTCACGCGCTGGACGTTACCAAGCGCGGCGTCGATGAACTGCTGATCGAAGAGGAGTTCGCGCAGAAGCTCGCGAAGAGCGCGGCGACCAGCACGCCGCTGCGTATCAAGCTCGGGCTCGATCCGACCGCGCCCGATATTCACATCGGCCACACCGTCGTGCTGAACAAGATGCGCCAGCTGCAGGACCTCGGGCACACGGTGATCTTCCTGATCGGCGATTTCACGTCGCTGATCGGCGATCCGTCGGGCCGCAACGCGACGCGTCCGCCGCTCACGCGCGAGCAGATCGAGTCGAACGCGAAGACCTATTTCGAGCAAGCCGCGCTCGTGCTCGATCGCGAGAAGACCGAGATCCGCTACAACAGCGAATGGTCGATGCCGCTCGGCGCCGACGGCATGATCAAGCTCGCGTCGCGCTACACGGTCGCGCGTATTCTCGAGCGCGAAGATTTCACGAAGCGCTTCCAGGGCGGCGTGCCGATCTCGATTCACGAATTCCTCTACCCGCTGATGCAGGGCTACGACTCGGTCGCGCTCAATGCCGATCTCGAACTCGGCGGAACCGATCAGAAGTTCAACCTGCTGGTCGGCCGCGAACTCCAGAAGCAGTACGGGCAGGAACAGCAGTGCATCTTGACGATGCCGCTGCTCGAAGGGCTCGACGGCGTCGAGAAGATGTCGAAGTCGAAGAACAACTACGTCGGCATCAGCGAGAAGCCCACCGACATGTTCGGCAAGCTCATGAGCATCTCGGACGTGCTGATGTGGCGCTACTTCGAGCTGCTGTCGTTCCGTCCGCTCGACGAGATCACGCAATTCCAGCGCGAAACCGAACAAGGGCGTAATCCGCGCGACTTCAAGGTGCTGCTCGCGCAGGAGATCGTCGCGCGTTTCCATTCGCAAGCCGATGCCGAGCGCGCGCTCGAAGATTTCAACCACCGCGCGAAGGGTGGTGTGCCGGACGATATTCCTTCGGTGACCCTTACCGGCGCGCCGCTCGCCATCGGGCAGCTGCTCAAGCAAGCGGGTCTTGTGCCGTCGACGAGCGAAGCGCTGCGCAACATCGAACAGGGTGGGGTGAAGATCGACGGCACGACCGTCTCCGACAAGGGGATCAAGGTCGAAGCCGGCGAATACGTCGTGCAGGTCGGTAAGCGCCGTTTTGCGCGCGTGACGTTGTCGGCCTGA
- the ruvB gene encoding Holliday junction branch migration DNA helicase RuvB: protein MIETDKLAAERIISATPTSSHEEAFERALRPRQLDEYVGQEKVRGQLEIFIEAAKRRSEALDHVLLFGPPGLGKTTLAHIIAREMGVNLRQTSGPVLERAGDLAALLTNLEANDVLFIDEIHRLSPVVEEILYPALEDYQIDIMIGEGPAARSVKLDLQPFTLVGATTRAGMLTNPLRDRFGIVARLEFYDAEQLSRIVRRSATLLGAQIHPDGALEIAKRSRGTPRIANRLLRRVRDYAEVKADGNITAKVADAALAMLDVDPVGFDLMDRKLLEAILHKFDGGPVGVDNLAAAIGEERDTIEDVLEPYLIQQGFLQRTPRGRVATLLTYRHFGLAAPDSSSPARNLWDAGNA from the coding sequence ATGATCGAAACCGACAAACTCGCCGCCGAACGCATCATTTCCGCCACGCCCACGTCGTCGCACGAAGAGGCGTTCGAGCGCGCGTTGCGCCCCCGTCAGCTCGACGAATACGTCGGGCAGGAAAAGGTGCGCGGTCAACTGGAAATTTTCATCGAGGCGGCCAAACGCCGCTCCGAAGCACTCGACCACGTGCTGCTGTTTGGCCCGCCAGGGCTCGGCAAGACCACGCTCGCGCACATCATCGCGCGTGAAATGGGCGTGAATTTGCGGCAAACGTCGGGCCCCGTGCTGGAGCGCGCCGGCGACCTCGCTGCGCTTCTGACGAACCTCGAAGCGAACGACGTCCTCTTCATCGACGAAATCCATCGGCTCTCGCCGGTCGTCGAGGAAATTCTGTATCCGGCGCTCGAGGATTATCAAATCGACATCATGATCGGCGAGGGTCCGGCGGCGCGCAGCGTCAAGCTCGATCTGCAGCCGTTCACGCTGGTCGGTGCGACAACGCGCGCCGGCATGCTGACCAATCCGCTGCGCGACCGCTTCGGCATCGTCGCGCGTCTCGAGTTCTACGACGCCGAGCAGCTGTCGCGCATCGTGCGCCGCTCGGCAACGCTGCTCGGCGCGCAGATCCATCCCGACGGCGCGCTCGAAATCGCGAAACGCTCGCGCGGCACGCCGCGGATTGCAAACCGCCTGCTGCGTCGCGTGCGCGACTATGCCGAGGTCAAGGCCGACGGCAACATCACCGCCAAAGTCGCCGACGCCGCGCTCGCGATGCTGGATGTCGACCCGGTCGGCTTCGATCTGATGGACCGCAAGCTGCTCGAAGCGATCCTGCACAAGTTCGACGGCGGCCCGGTCGGCGTCGACAACCTGGCGGCTGCCATCGGCGAAGAACGCGACACGATCGAAGACGTGCTGGAGCCGTACCTGATTCAGCAAGGCTTCCTGCAGCGCACGCCGCGCGGCCGCGTGGCGACGCTCCTGACTTACCGGCACTTCGGTCTCGCCGCGCCGGATTCGTCGAGCCCGGCGCGTAATCTCTGGGACGCGGGAAACGCCTGA
- the dtd gene encoding D-aminoacyl-tRNA deacylase, producing the protein MIALIQRVKHAEVRVGERVTGAIDAGLLALVCAERGDTDASAEKLLAKVLGYRVFSDAAGKMNLPVTNIDGEGLAGGLLLVSQFTLAADTNSGLRPSFTPAAPPDEGKRLFDYFVAAARAKHPVVETGEFGADMQVSLVNDGPVTFWLQTRG; encoded by the coding sequence ATGATCGCGCTGATTCAGCGGGTGAAGCATGCCGAAGTGCGTGTCGGCGAGCGCGTGACGGGCGCGATCGACGCAGGCTTGCTCGCGCTCGTCTGCGCCGAGCGCGGCGACACTGACGCAAGCGCGGAGAAGCTCCTCGCCAAAGTGCTCGGCTATCGCGTCTTCAGCGATGCCGCGGGCAAGATGAACTTGCCGGTGACGAACATCGACGGCGAGGGCCTCGCCGGCGGCCTGCTGCTCGTCTCGCAGTTCACGCTCGCCGCCGACACCAACAGCGGCTTGCGGCCCAGTTTCACGCCCGCCGCGCCGCCCGACGAAGGCAAGCGTTTGTTCGACTATTTCGTCGCGGCAGCGAGGGCGAAACATCCGGTCGTCGAGACCGGAGAATTCGGCGCCGATATGCAGGTCTCGCTCGTCAACGACGGCCCCGTTACGTTCTGGTTGCAAACGCGCGGCTAG
- the ruvA gene encoding Holliday junction branch migration protein RuvA gives MIGRIAGVLLEKNPPHLLVDCNGVGYEVDVPMSTFYNLPSAGEKVVLLTQLIVREDAHLLYGFGSAQERSTFRELLKITGIGARMALAVLSGMSVHELSQAVTLQDAARLTRVPGIGKKTAERLLLELKGKLGADLGTMAAAASASDHATDILNALLALGYSEKEALAAIKNVPAGTGVSEGIKLSLKALSKA, from the coding sequence ATGATCGGTCGCATTGCCGGCGTCCTGCTGGAAAAAAATCCGCCTCATCTGCTCGTCGATTGCAACGGCGTCGGCTACGAAGTCGACGTGCCGATGAGCACGTTCTACAACCTGCCCTCGGCCGGTGAAAAAGTGGTGCTGCTCACCCAGTTGATCGTGCGCGAGGACGCCCACCTTCTGTACGGTTTCGGCTCCGCGCAGGAGCGCTCGACGTTCCGCGAGCTGCTGAAGATCACCGGTATCGGCGCGCGAATGGCGCTCGCAGTGCTGTCGGGCATGAGCGTGCATGAGCTGTCCCAGGCGGTCACGCTGCAGGACGCGGCTCGCCTGACGCGCGTGCCCGGCATCGGCAAGAAAACGGCGGAACGTCTGCTCCTCGAACTGAAGGGCAAGCTGGGCGCCGACCTGGGCACGATGGCCGCCGCGGCGTCGGCATCCGACCACGCAACCGATATCCTGAACGCACTGCTCGCATTGGGTTACTCCGAAAAAGAGGCGCTGGCGGCCATCAAGAACGTGCCGGCGGGCACCGGAGTGTCCGAAGGCATCAAACTGTCGCTGAAGGCGCTGTCGAAGGCGTAA